In Mixophyes fleayi isolate aMixFle1 chromosome 4, aMixFle1.hap1, whole genome shotgun sequence, the following proteins share a genomic window:
- the RETN gene encoding resistin, which translates to MAALTLLVCSLLIALSYSQPPWGSGSNGGAPGGYGGGGGEGSNHGGGGGGSNNGGGGGGSNNGGGGGGSNNGGGYGGGGGGSTPGESCKIPQLTCTTMQSNGNTAKCPTDYVASSCSCPRGCRSQTFQGRDTCRCQCNNVDWTTACCCKFI; encoded by the exons ATGGCAGCATTGACCCTTTTGGTCTGCAGTCTGCTGATAGCATTGTCAT ATTCACAGCCCCCTTGGGGGTCAGGGAGCAATGGTGGAGCACCTGGAGgttatggaggaggaggaggagaaggttcTAAccacggaggaggaggaggtggctcTAACAACGGAGGAGGTGGAGGTGGCTCTAACAACGGAGGAGGTGGAGGTGGCTCTAACAATGGTGGAGGATatggaggaggcggaggaggttCTACTCCTGGAGAAAGTTGTAAGATACCACAGTTGACCTGCACGACTATGCAATCAAATGGGAACACTGCCAAGTGCCCAACAG ATTATGTTGCTTCTTCTTGCTCGTGTCCAAGGGGCTGTAGATCACAGACCTTTCAGGGGCGCGACACCTGCCGCTGCCAGTGTAATAACGTAGACTGGACCACTGCCTGCTGCTGCAAGTTTATCTGA